A DNA window from Microcystis aeruginosa NIES-843 contains the following coding sequences:
- a CDS encoding hybrid non-ribosomal peptide synthetase/type I polyketide synthase, whose translation MVESIDYKKLMATTLSKMEVMQARINELETRQSEAIAVVGMACRFPGGINSPEKYWSFCQAGLDAIVEVPKSRWDISKLYSQEPTLGKMNTAYGGFLQENITEFDARFFSISAREAASMDPQQRLLLEVAWEALENANLPLKNLADNKVGVFVGITSIDHALKVYGTNYDQIDSFFGTGNALSAAAGRLSYFLNLHGPCLSIDAACASSLVAVHQGIRSLRNRECELALVGGVNLILEPAITISLSQSGMMSPDGRCKTFDASANGYVRGEGCGVLILKTLSEAQKNGDHILALLRGSAVNHNGAAAGLTVPSGPAQQELLRQALADARIVPEDVSYIEAHGTGTSLGDPIELNAIASVYGKRSDPLYIASVKTNIGHLEAAAGMAGIIKTILILQQGEIPSHLHLQSPNPLINWEDHPIKIPTQNIPWPNNNKVPIAGVSSFGFSGTNAHVIVQQAPVSKISEIQQQIPSHLLTLSAHNKTALKELAKRFHTLLESHPEIGDICYSAAVGRIDLPERLAIVGDTCPELQQRLAAFAEENPLDDLTFYQRFTSEKSPKIVFLFTGQGACYPGMGHQLYQTQPTFRQYIDQCAEILAKYLDHPLTEILFGEQTDLLNQTAYAQPAIFALEYSLTMLWKSWGITPSLLIGHSVGEYVAACIAGVFSLEAGLALVVKRGQLMQTTTSGKMASIFADEETVISLIKNYTQTVSIAAINHPQQIVIAGESASLEEVISTCKKQKIPAQYLPVTQAFHSPLMEPILKEFEKEARQISYQRPQILLLSGLDGEVLENAPDATYWSKQCREPVRFLSSLITAFNKGYNLFLEVGPRPILAEQGRRYKDEVIWLSSLNRGLDNWQTILSALGQLYLNGAPFNPEQFNRNYGYKKVRLPNYPFQRKPFQFQPNPRTENQSIDKIFLDAQTSNLTDTETTVFNMQKHQQEIRNQLKSILALLLKEDENELPEDETLLNLGADSIILTDFSRKIEEKFQVKVKIDQLFTDLQTLVDIAEYLCQFVKEKPLENASEITAKVIDDETELSNYLQVIDQLQPIATAYIIKALESLGKKLNQGEQWTIETLRQTLPVAPKYHILLNRYLQDLEQANILHNQGNIWTVKNLPESFSLPQALQKLEKTCPSAKPELEMLQRCGENLAEVLKGNMDPLTLIFPEGSVAHAESIYGNSPVSRLMNQRVAQAINQILTNFSNSDRPYQILEIGGGTGATSEAILHHLNLDHVTYSFSEVSPFLLHQARQKFQKKYNLNFHQLDIEKSPISQGIPAHNYHIVVAANVLHATRNITETLTHIRELLRPGGYLVLLETVENNSWLNLTFGLTPGWWRFQDQELRSDTPLLRGENWCSVLKSCGFATANSFSKQNNIPINNGQELILACVPDEPLSIPARTKLTVSGESSGKEALMMAQLQSLKDLKDLHEKTIIKQLEVLQTATVSPSIAPEILTNQTQIIPAQSSKIETYPPVSQEKPKSPEKPSSPNLNPLALKLTENKSLTEQQQAFIQNLQSIYNQKTAKSKAYSQNSRKTMVDVKPTIDFRMALKEFQYPIVSESAQGAYFKDIDGNNYIDLAMGFGVNFFGHSPDFVIEAVQEQMNRGIGLGMQSNLAAETAALISEMGRVERVAFSNTGTEAIMAAVRIARSRTKRQKIVMFAGSYHGTFDGILARVGEDKTTAQPLSLGTPLGMVEDVIVLSYGVEESLDIIATHADDLAAVLVEPVQSRKPDLQPQEFLQKLRQITHKKGITLIFDEIITGFRIAPGGAQEWFNVEADIVIYGKAIGGGLPISMICGKADFLDTVDGGFWQYGDDSHPQTELTAFGGTFCRHPLALAACRAVLLHLRENSPTIQEKVNQLTHRLATEVNQFFQEIGIPIRVVNFGSLFRFEPFGAYSIFLQPIELPLFYYLLNLKGIYTWEKRVCFLSTCHTNEDIDKVIVAVKEAITELQQAGFFANAKRPQVKKEEKKPLSEDEDGRGHLPSLNQSFPTSEAQRQLWLLAELDRNASASYNVTTSLELRGSLDVYILEKTINQVINRHEALRTQIIEQGELQEVVNQVNIKLKLINLKDEDNPEATALALRSQFSQKPFDLSIAPLFAVILMRLKPDHYLLSLKTHHIVADGWSLGLILQEIGQLYSSQNNTTKEVLTPPMQFRQYLTLRAQETQSPQMLEHRDFWLKTYQEDLPTFELPTDFPRPAVKTYTGGQESQVIPSEVGQNLQKVGRKNKATLFMTMFAAYTAFLRRISGHKDLVIGIPISGRQIEGSDNLVGFCSQFLPLRIQVDATTSFIEHLQHTKQTLIDAFRHQSYTLEDLLAALQLPRDFSRSPLISVSFNMDPSLTLPEFKDLKVSLPPSPISYTPFDLGFNLIELNDNLIIYCNYNTELFKKETIKQFLESFEILLRGIIDDANHLLYQLPLLTPVQQEKLLRQLTGKTRKLPEKATIIDDFVAQVKLTPNAPALIAGKISLSYQELNEKVNRLTHYLQQEYQLGVGKVIGVMLQRNHNLIIGILATFKTGATYVPIDSQYPHSRIEFILKDSGCHVCLTESNFISKLPEKMEKICLDKIDPIVEKYDKDEPKIFRDSSQTAYIFYTSGSTGNPKGVMGRHISILNVIQSLRLTFDLDKHPEWRYIFTAAVTHDPSIRNIFLPLTIGASLYMYEIKYIGHLVSFLQENQINALHTTPSIYREILGLLEPGETISSLKYISVGGEKLDRETALALRKRFPAEIISNVYGSTETCVGVSQYEIKENLDSEIPLGQVFHNNRLGVLDEFNNPVPLHVIGEICVEGAALASGYHNQPEMTQEKFKPSFLDETKTLFRTGDLGKQTAPGIIEFMGRKDNQVKVNGYRIDPGEIEYQLTRYAPIERAIVLPVQVNNQTQLSAYCQTDKTLEIAEIREFLAKFLPVYMIPSYFIFLKQFPLTRHGKLDLHSLRELKETSKSLVNSNYVAPRNHLESNLVSIWEKILSKHPIGIFDNFFEIGGHSLLLSRVVTRVHKELNVSVKLADFFKVPTVAGLATLISQTQYNYQEPISAIPPQKSYPMSHGQRRLWALEFLDQNHNAYGMPSAYQFKGNLNIDAFENAFQQLIQRHEILRTTFTLINNQPRQVVHNQMNFVIKQIDLTAYVSTEQENLIEEAISHNAKTTFDLEVGPLLKVNLLKLSQENYIVLFNMHHIISDGWSAGVLIKDFLSHYHAYGQENSQLMPPLRIHYKDYTSWQESQLETSKLQDQRDYWLAKLTPVPVRLNLPVDYLRPPVKSFQGNTITWQPEPELIDTFEKLVKAQEASLFMGLVSLVKSFLFRYTEQNEITIGSAIAGRNHPDLEDQIGFYVNTLVLRDQIADHDSFTDVLSKVKTTTLEAYDNQDYPFDQIVSDLNLQRDPSRNALFDVAIVLQNNQNIDLALNGITVNSIDPKMMTAKFDLEFIFVEEEELYLKLIYNTDIFIHERILLLIDLFKNWLEQVLKFAHEPLINLSLASSENLIQEGQDLFTEDFNF comes from the coding sequence ATGGTTGAGAGTATAGATTACAAAAAATTAATGGCAACGACCTTAAGCAAAATGGAGGTCATGCAGGCTCGTATCAATGAATTAGAGACGAGACAAAGTGAAGCTATTGCGGTGGTTGGGATGGCTTGTCGTTTTCCTGGAGGTATTAATTCCCCAGAAAAATATTGGAGTTTTTGTCAAGCCGGGCTTGATGCTATAGTAGAAGTTCCTAAAAGCCGTTGGGATATCTCAAAACTGTATTCTCAAGAACCAACTTTAGGAAAAATGAACACCGCTTATGGTGGATTTCTTCAAGAGAATATCACAGAATTTGATGCCCGTTTCTTTTCGATCTCAGCAAGAGAAGCAGCCTCCATGGATCCTCAACAAAGGTTACTCTTAGAAGTTGCTTGGGAAGCGTTAGAAAATGCCAATTTACCTCTGAAAAATTTAGCCGATAATAAGGTAGGGGTATTTGTGGGGATTACTAGCATTGATCATGCTCTGAAGGTTTACGGCACAAACTATGATCAAATTGACTCTTTTTTTGGCACCGGCAATGCTCTAAGCGCAGCCGCCGGAAGGCTATCTTATTTTCTCAATCTTCACGGTCCTTGTCTCTCCATTGATGCAGCCTGTGCATCCTCATTAGTAGCCGTCCATCAGGGGATTCGTAGCCTGAGAAATCGTGAATGTGAACTCGCTTTAGTGGGTGGGGTAAACCTCATTTTAGAACCCGCCATTACGATTAGTCTTTCTCAGTCGGGAATGATGTCCCCCGATGGGCGTTGCAAAACCTTCGATGCCTCTGCTAACGGATATGTGCGAGGGGAAGGCTGTGGGGTTTTAATCTTAAAAACTTTATCAGAAGCCCAGAAAAACGGGGATCACATTCTTGCCCTGTTGCGAGGTTCGGCGGTGAATCATAATGGGGCTGCTGCCGGTTTAACCGTACCCAGTGGACCCGCCCAGCAAGAATTGCTCCGTCAAGCTCTAGCTGATGCCAGAATAGTCCCTGAAGATGTCAGCTACATAGAAGCTCATGGCACAGGCACTTCTTTAGGAGATCCCATCGAATTGAATGCCATTGCATCAGTTTATGGAAAGCGCTCCGACCCTCTTTATATCGCCTCAGTGAAAACCAATATCGGTCATCTTGAAGCCGCAGCTGGCATGGCCGGAATAATCAAAACAATTCTGATTCTTCAACAGGGTGAAATCCCCTCCCATCTTCACTTACAAAGCCCTAATCCTCTGATTAATTGGGAAGATCATCCTATTAAAATTCCTACTCAAAATATACCTTGGCCGAATAACAATAAAGTCCCTATAGCTGGGGTAAGTTCTTTTGGGTTTTCTGGCACAAATGCCCATGTCATTGTTCAACAAGCACCCGTCAGCAAAATCTCAGAAATTCAACAACAAATTCCTAGTCATCTCTTAACTCTTTCAGCCCACAACAAAACCGCTTTAAAAGAATTAGCTAAACGTTTTCATACCCTCCTAGAATCTCATCCTGAAATTGGAGATATTTGTTATAGTGCAGCTGTCGGCAGGATAGATTTACCTGAACGTTTAGCCATTGTTGGCGATACTTGTCCAGAATTACAACAAAGATTAGCCGCTTTTGCTGAAGAAAACCCGCTTGATGATTTGACTTTTTATCAACGTTTTACATCGGAAAAATCCCCTAAAATTGTTTTTCTTTTTACAGGGCAAGGGGCTTGTTATCCTGGCATGGGACATCAACTCTATCAAACTCAGCCGACATTTCGTCAATATATTGATCAATGTGCCGAAATATTAGCGAAGTATTTAGACCATCCTTTAACTGAAATATTATTTGGTGAACAGACCGATTTACTCAATCAAACTGCTTACGCTCAACCGGCTATATTCGCCCTAGAATATTCCCTAACAATGCTATGGAAATCTTGGGGAATTACCCCCAGTTTACTGATTGGCCATAGTGTGGGAGAATATGTAGCAGCTTGTATCGCAGGAGTATTTAGCTTAGAAGCTGGACTCGCCTTAGTTGTCAAACGGGGGCAATTAATGCAAACCACGACCTCTGGGAAAATGGCTTCAATTTTTGCTGATGAAGAGACAGTAATTTCCCTAATTAAAAATTATACTCAAACAGTTTCAATAGCTGCCATTAATCACCCTCAACAGATTGTTATTGCTGGAGAAAGTGCCAGCCTTGAGGAAGTTATTAGCACCTGCAAAAAGCAAAAAATTCCCGCTCAATATCTCCCCGTTACTCAGGCTTTTCATTCCCCTTTAATGGAGCCAATTTTAAAAGAATTTGAAAAAGAGGCTCGTCAAATTTCTTATCAACGCCCCCAAATTCTCTTACTTTCAGGACTTGATGGAGAGGTTTTAGAAAATGCACCAGATGCCACTTACTGGAGCAAACAATGCCGAGAACCAGTAAGATTTTTGTCGAGTTTAATAACCGCTTTCAACAAGGGATATAACCTATTTTTAGAAGTGGGACCAAGACCAATACTGGCAGAACAAGGTCGTCGTTATAAAGATGAGGTCATCTGGTTAAGTTCTCTCAATCGTGGCTTAGATAACTGGCAGACAATTCTTTCAGCCTTGGGACAACTCTACCTAAATGGCGCACCTTTCAATCCAGAACAATTCAATCGAAATTATGGCTATAAAAAAGTCAGATTGCCGAACTATCCCTTTCAAAGGAAACCTTTCCAATTTCAGCCTAATCCTCGAACAGAAAATCAGAGCATTGACAAAATATTCCTAGACGCACAAACCTCTAACCTTACCGATACCGAAACCACAGTTTTCAATATGCAAAAACATCAACAGGAAATCCGTAATCAATTAAAATCAATTTTGGCTTTACTTCTGAAAGAAGATGAGAACGAACTGCCGGAGGATGAGACATTACTAAACTTAGGAGCAGACTCAATTATCTTGACTGACTTTTCTCGCAAAATTGAAGAAAAATTTCAAGTCAAAGTGAAAATAGATCAACTCTTTACCGATTTACAAACTCTTGTTGATATCGCCGAATACCTCTGCCAATTTGTCAAAGAAAAACCCTTAGAAAATGCTTCAGAAATAACAGCTAAAGTTATCGATGACGAGACAGAATTAAGCAATTATCTGCAAGTCATTGATCAATTGCAACCCATCGCTACAGCCTATATCATCAAGGCTTTAGAGTCCTTAGGGAAAAAACTTAATCAAGGGGAACAATGGACAATAGAAACCCTAAGACAAACCTTACCTGTTGCCCCCAAATATCACATTTTGCTCAATCGTTATTTGCAGGATTTAGAGCAAGCTAATATTCTTCACAATCAAGGGAATATTTGGACTGTCAAAAACTTGCCTGAGTCTTTTTCCTTGCCCCAAGCCCTACAAAAGCTAGAAAAAACTTGTCCATCTGCAAAACCTGAATTAGAAATGTTGCAACGCTGCGGCGAAAATTTAGCAGAAGTTCTCAAGGGAAATATGGACCCCTTGACATTAATTTTCCCAGAAGGTTCCGTTGCTCATGCAGAAAGTATTTATGGCAATTCTCCCGTATCTCGATTGATGAATCAACGAGTTGCCCAAGCTATTAACCAGATTTTAACGAACTTTTCTAATAGTGATCGCCCCTATCAAATTCTCGAAATAGGAGGAGGAACTGGTGCCACTTCAGAAGCAATTCTTCACCACTTAAACCTCGATCATGTCACTTATTCTTTTAGCGAAGTTTCTCCCTTCTTACTGCATCAAGCTAGGCAAAAATTTCAGAAAAAATATAACCTAAACTTTCATCAACTAGACATTGAAAAGTCCCCCATTTCTCAGGGTATACCTGCCCATAATTATCATATTGTTGTCGCCGCTAACGTCCTTCATGCGACCCGAAATATTACAGAAACTCTAACCCATATTCGGGAACTTCTGCGCCCCGGCGGTTACTTAGTTCTCCTCGAAACCGTAGAAAATAACTCATGGCTGAATTTAACCTTTGGATTAACCCCCGGATGGTGGCGCTTTCAGGATCAAGAATTACGCTCAGACACTCCCTTATTAAGGGGTGAAAATTGGTGTTCCGTTTTAAAAAGTTGTGGGTTTGCTACGGCGAATAGTTTCTCTAAACAAAACAATATTCCCATTAACAATGGCCAAGAATTAATTCTTGCTTGTGTGCCAGATGAACCCCTCTCAATTCCTGCAAGGACTAAGCTTACTGTCTCCGGTGAAAGCTCCGGTAAAGAAGCCTTAATGATGGCTCAATTACAATCTTTAAAAGACCTAAAAGACCTCCATGAGAAAACCATTATCAAGCAATTAGAAGTTCTTCAAACTGCCACCGTCTCCCCCAGTATAGCCCCCGAAATATTAACGAATCAGACTCAAATCATTCCTGCCCAAAGCTCTAAAATAGAAACTTACCCGCCGGTTTCTCAAGAGAAGCCCAAATCTCCTGAGAAACCTAGTTCTCCCAATTTAAACCCCTTAGCCTTAAAGCTCACTGAGAACAAATCCTTAACCGAACAACAACAAGCCTTTATTCAAAATTTACAGAGTATTTATAACCAGAAAACCGCCAAATCAAAAGCCTATTCACAAAATAGCCGTAAGACAATGGTAGATGTTAAACCGACCATTGACTTCCGCATGGCCTTAAAAGAATTTCAATATCCGATTGTTTCAGAATCCGCTCAAGGGGCTTATTTTAAGGACATTGATGGCAATAATTACATTGACTTAGCTATGGGGTTTGGGGTTAACTTTTTTGGGCATAGTCCTGATTTTGTCATTGAAGCAGTTCAAGAACAAATGAATCGAGGAATAGGCTTAGGAATGCAGTCAAATCTGGCCGCCGAAACCGCCGCTTTAATTAGTGAAATGGGCCGAGTCGAAAGAGTCGCTTTTAGTAATACGGGAACCGAGGCGATTATGGCGGCTGTTCGCATTGCTCGCTCCCGGACAAAACGTCAAAAAATCGTTATGTTTGCCGGCTCCTACCATGGAACTTTTGACGGCATCTTAGCACGAGTAGGAGAAGATAAAACCACTGCTCAACCCTTAAGTCTAGGCACCCCTTTAGGAATGGTTGAAGACGTAATAGTCTTGAGTTATGGAGTTGAAGAAAGCCTCGATATTATTGCTACTCATGCTGATGATTTAGCCGCCGTATTAGTCGAACCAGTTCAAAGTCGCAAACCCGATTTACAGCCTCAAGAATTTCTGCAAAAACTACGACAAATAACCCATAAAAAAGGGATCACACTCATTTTTGATGAAATTATTACCGGCTTTCGGATTGCTCCGGGAGGAGCGCAAGAATGGTTCAATGTTGAAGCTGATATAGTCATTTATGGTAAGGCCATTGGAGGAGGTTTACCAATTAGTATGATCTGCGGTAAAGCAGATTTCTTAGATACCGTTGACGGCGGTTTCTGGCAATACGGAGATGACTCTCATCCCCAAACCGAGTTAACCGCTTTTGGGGGAACTTTTTGTCGTCATCCTTTAGCCCTTGCTGCTTGTCGTGCTGTGCTGTTACATCTTCGGGAAAACAGCCCAACGATTCAAGAAAAAGTGAATCAATTAACTCATCGATTAGCCACCGAAGTTAATCAGTTTTTTCAAGAAATAGGCATTCCGATTCGGGTTGTTAATTTTGGGTCTTTATTCCGCTTTGAACCCTTTGGAGCTTATAGTATTTTCTTACAACCCATCGAATTACCCCTCTTTTATTACCTATTAAATCTTAAAGGAATCTACACATGGGAAAAACGAGTTTGTTTTCTCTCCACCTGCCATACTAATGAAGATATAGACAAAGTTATAGTAGCCGTCAAAGAAGCGATTACGGAATTGCAGCAAGCTGGTTTTTTTGCTAATGCTAAACGCCCTCAAGTCAAGAAAGAAGAAAAAAAGCCCCTCTCTGAAGATGAAGATGGTAGGGGACATCTACCATCTTTAAATCAATCCTTTCCCACCAGTGAAGCTCAACGTCAGCTTTGGTTATTAGCTGAATTAGACCGTAATGCTTCAGCATCCTATAACGTCACAACATCCCTAGAATTACGAGGTTCTTTAGATGTTTACATTTTAGAAAAAACGATTAATCAAGTTATTAATCGCCATGAAGCTTTGCGAACCCAAATTATAGAACAAGGAGAATTACAGGAAGTTGTCAATCAAGTTAACATTAAATTAAAACTAATTAATTTGAAGGATGAAGATAATCCCGAAGCGACGGCCTTAGCGTTACGATCTCAGTTTTCCCAAAAACCCTTTGACTTGTCGATTGCTCCCTTATTTGCTGTGATTTTAATGCGCTTAAAACCTGACCATTATCTGCTGTCTTTAAAAACTCATCATATTGTGGCAGATGGTTGGTCACTAGGATTAATTTTGCAGGAAATTGGTCAACTTTATTCATCCCAAAATAACACAACTAAAGAGGTTCTCACACCACCGATGCAGTTTCGGCAATATTTAACTTTGCGAGCGCAAGAGACGCAAAGTCCACAAATGTTAGAGCATCGGGATTTTTGGTTGAAAACCTATCAGGAAGATCTCCCAACCTTTGAGCTTCCCACCGACTTTCCCCGTCCCGCCGTTAAAACCTACACTGGCGGACAAGAAAGTCAAGTCATTCCCTCTGAAGTTGGGCAAAATTTGCAGAAAGTAGGACGCAAAAATAAAGCTACATTATTTATGACGATGTTCGCCGCTTATACTGCTTTTTTGCGTCGAATTTCTGGTCATAAGGATTTAGTCATTGGTATTCCTATTTCTGGGCGACAAATAGAAGGCAGTGACAACTTAGTAGGCTTTTGTTCTCAATTTTTACCCCTGCGGATACAAGTCGATGCTACCACCTCTTTTATTGAACATTTACAACATACTAAACAAACCCTGATCGACGCTTTTCGCCATCAGAGTTATACTTTAGAGGATTTATTAGCAGCTTTACAATTACCTAGAGATTTTTCTCGTTCTCCTCTCATTTCTGTATCTTTTAACATGGATCCTAGTTTAACTCTGCCTGAGTTTAAAGACTTAAAAGTATCCTTGCCACCGTCACCAATTAGTTACACCCCTTTTGATCTAGGATTTAACTTAATTGAACTTAATGATAACCTCATTATTTACTGCAATTACAATACAGAACTATTTAAAAAAGAGACAATTAAACAATTTCTTGAAAGCTTTGAAATTTTGCTGAGGGGAATCATTGACGATGCTAATCATCTCCTTTATCAGTTACCTTTATTAACCCCAGTCCAACAAGAGAAGTTACTCAGACAATTAACGGGAAAAACTCGCAAACTCCCTGAAAAAGCCACCATCATTGATGACTTTGTAGCTCAAGTTAAATTAACCCCTAATGCTCCCGCCTTAATTGCGGGAAAAATTAGCCTTAGCTATCAAGAATTAAATGAAAAAGTCAATCGTCTTACTCATTATTTACAGCAGGAATATCAGCTAGGTGTAGGAAAAGTGATTGGGGTCATGCTCCAGCGTAATCACAACTTAATCATCGGGATTCTGGCTACCTTTAAAACTGGAGCGACTTACGTTCCTATAGACTCTCAATATCCTCACAGTCGCATTGAGTTTATTTTAAAAGATAGTGGCTGTCATGTTTGCCTAACGGAGAGTAATTTTATCTCTAAGTTACCTGAAAAAATGGAGAAAATTTGCTTAGATAAAATCGATCCTATTGTTGAAAAATATGACAAAGATGAGCCTAAAATATTTCGCGATTCTAGCCAAACTGCTTATATTTTTTACACTTCAGGTTCAACTGGTAATCCTAAAGGAGTCATGGGCCGTCACATCTCAATTTTGAATGTTATTCAAAGCTTACGACTTACCTTTGATTTAGATAAACATCCTGAATGGCGCTATATTTTCACAGCTGCCGTTACTCATGATCCATCTATTCGTAATATTTTTCTCCCCTTAACCATAGGTGCATCCCTATATATGTACGAAATAAAATATATAGGACATTTGGTTTCTTTCCTACAGGAAAATCAAATTAATGCCCTACACACCACCCCATCTATCTATCGAGAAATCTTGGGGCTACTTGAACCAGGAGAAACCATTTCCAGCTTAAAATATATCTCGGTAGGAGGGGAAAAATTAGATCGGGAAACTGCCTTAGCTTTACGGAAACGTTTTCCAGCAGAAATTATTAGCAATGTCTACGGATCTACAGAAACTTGTGTGGGAGTATCCCAGTATGAAATCAAGGAAAACTTAGACAGCGAAATCCCCCTCGGTCAAGTTTTCCATAACAATCGCTTAGGGGTTCTTGATGAATTTAATAATCCCGTTCCCCTCCATGTAATCGGCGAAATTTGTGTAGAAGGTGCCGCCCTAGCATCGGGTTATCATAACCAACCCGAAATGACTCAAGAAAAATTTAAACCTAGCTTTCTTGATGAGACAAAAACTCTCTTTAGAACCGGCGATTTAGGCAAGCAAACTGCTCCCGGTATCATTGAGTTTATGGGACGAAAAGATAATCAAGTTAAGGTCAATGGTTATCGAATTGACCCCGGAGAAATTGAATATCAATTGACTCGTTATGCTCCCATTGAAAGAGCGATTGTTTTACCCGTTCAAGTGAATAATCAAACTCAATTATCTGCTTACTGTCAAACAGACAAAACTCTAGAAATTGCTGAGATTCGAGAATTTCTTGCCAAGTTTTTGCCAGTTTATATGATTCCCAGTTACTTTATTTTTTTAAAGCAATTCCCCTTAACTCGACATGGGAAACTTGACCTGCACTCCCTGAGAGAACTCAAAGAAACCAGTAAATCTCTGGTTAATTCTAATTATGTTGCACCCCGTAATCATTTAGAATCCAATCTCGTTAGTATCTGGGAAAAAATTCTCTCTAAACATCCTATCGGTATTTTTGATAACTTCTTTGAAATTGGCGGTCATTCTCTACTCTTATCAAGGGTTGTAACCCGGGTTCATAAAGAACTAAATGTATCCGTAAAATTGGCTGACTTCTTTAAAGTTCCAACCGTTGCTGGATTGGCGACTTTAATCTCCCAGACTCAATACAATTATCAAGAACCCATTTCGGCAATTCCCCCCCAAAAATCTTATCCGATGTCTCATGGTCAGCGTCGTCTTTGGGCTTTAGAATTCCTAGATCAAAATCATAATGCTTACGGAATGCCCAGTGCTTATCAATTCAAGGGCAATCTCAATATTGACGCTTTTGAAAATGCCTTTCAACAGTTAATTCAACGCCATGAAATTTTGCGGACAACCTTTACTTTAATCAATAATCAACCCCGTCAAGTTGTCCATAATCAAATGAACTTTGTCATTAAACAAATAGACCTGACAGCTTATGTTAGCACAGAACAAGAAAACTTGATCGAAGAAGCGATCAGCCATAATGCCAAAACGACTTTTGATTTAGAAGTCGGACCGTTACTTAAAGTTAACTTACTTAAACTAAGCCAAGAGAATTACATCGTCTTGTTTAATATGCACCATATCATTTCTGATGGTTGGTCAGCAGGGGTTTTAATTAAAGATTTCCTCAGCCATTATCACGCCTATGGACAAGAAAATTCCCAATTAATGCCCCCTCTCAGAATTCATTATAAAGACTATACTTCTTGGCAAGAAAGTCAATTAGAAACCTCGAAACTTCAAGATCAACGGGATTACTGGTTAGCTAAATTAACTCCTGTCCCTGTGCGTCTTAACTTACCTGTTGATTATCTGCGCCCACCTGTTAAAAGTTTTCAAGGAAATACAATTACATGGCAACCTGAACCCGAATTGATCGATACTTTTGAGAAGTTAGTTAAAGCACAAGAAGCCAGTTTATTTATGGGTTTAGTTAGTTTGGTTAAGAGTTTTCTATTCCGTTATACTGAGCAAAATGAAATTACAATCGGCTCTGCCATCGCCGGCAGAAATCATCCTGATTTAGAAGATCAAATCGGATTTTATGTTAACACTCTCGTCCTGCGGGATCAGATAGCAGATCACGACAGTTTTACGGATGTCCTTAGCAAAGTAAAAACAACCACTTTAGAGGCTTATGATAATCAAGACTATCCCTTTGATCAGATCGTATCTGATTTGAATTTACAACGAGATCCTAGCCGGAATGCTCTCTTTGATGTGGCAATTGTCCTGCAAAATAATCAAAATATAGATCTGGCCTTGAACGGAATTACAGTGAACTCCATTGACCCCAAAATGATGACCGCTAAATTTGATTTAGAATTTATCTTTGTTGAGGAAGAAGAACTTTATCTCAAGCTAATCTACAACACAGATATATTTATCCATGAGCGAATTTTATTGCTCATAGATTTGTTCAAAAACTGGCTAGAGCAAGTTTTAAAATTTGCCCATGAACCTTTGATAAACTTATCCTTAGCTTCCTCAGAAAATCTTATTCAAGAGGGGCAGGATCTGTTCACAGAAGATTTTAATTTTTAG
- a CDS encoding aspartate/glutamate racemase family protein gives MKTKLPILGVLGGMGPVVTAEFLKSIYEYNPFIDKEQESPNVIVFSFPSAPDRTGSIDSGKEREFIDFIQVNLEHLNKLADCIVIGCCTAHYALPQISENLKDKLLSLIKIADQELQEYNEPTLLLASTGTYQKKLFQEGCTTADLIISLSESDQKLIHEMIYKVLKRGHDPLSILRDIEALLEKYNTRSYISGCTEFHLLTKSLKLKGIDSIKAIDPLSTIAQNFSQLIIKQAQVDRGTDCHQPSTPKSP, from the coding sequence ATGAAGACAAAACTACCGATTCTTGGCGTTTTAGGGGGTATGGGCCCAGTGGTTACCGCCGAATTTCTTAAGTCGATTTATGAATATAATCCTTTTATTGATAAGGAACAAGAATCCCCTAATGTCATCGTTTTTTCTTTTCCCTCTGCACCCGATCGCACAGGTTCTATTGATAGTGGAAAAGAAAGAGAATTTATTGATTTTATCCAAGTCAATCTAGAACATCTCAATAAACTGGCTGATTGCATAGTCATTGGCTGTTGTACGGCTCATTATGCTCTACCTCAGATCTCCGAAAATCTGAAGGATAAACTTCTTTCCTTAATTAAAATAGCGGATCAAGAACTCCAAGAATATAATGAACCTACCCTTTTACTTGCTAGTACAGGGACTTACCAGAAAAAATTATTTCAGGAAGGCTGCACCACCGCAGATCTGATTATTTCTCTCTCAGAAAGCGATCAAAAGTTGATTCATGAAATGATCTATAAAGTGCTAAAAAGAGGACACGATCCGTTAAGTATTCTTAGGGATATAGAAGCATTATTAGAGAAATATAACACTCGCTCCTATATTTCTGGGTGTACCGAATTTCATCTCTTAACAAAATCTCTCAAACTCAAAGGAATTGACTCCATTAAAGCGATCGATCCTTTAAGTACCATCGCTCAAAACTTTTCTCAGTTAATCATCAAACAAGCTCAGGTAGACCGAGGGACCGACTGCCATCAACCTTCAACCCCAAAAAGCCCTTGA